Within the Salinibacterium sp. TMP30 genome, the region GTGTATATCTGTGTGCGGTTGGTTTTTGAACTCATGGGTAATGGCTGAATAAGTCGTCATTGCCCAGCGTGGTTGGCGTTGCTGGTTGAAGTAGTGAGCGGGTGCGATTCAACCCCCACCGGTCGAGGTCTCTCAAGCGATCGCTAGATATTCGAACGCCGCTGAACTTTTCGACAATATTCGCCCAATCATCGCGACGTTCGATTCCCGGTCGAACCATAAAACAGTCAGGATCGTTTACCCAAAAGCGGCCATGGGTAAAGGCGCGACCTGCCGTCGACACGGCCGCGGATCGCAACCCGGGCCGCGAAAGATCATTGCCCGCGGCCGCCCACGTTAGATCGACGTCCGGCGCAACTCGCATCGTGTCGAATAAGCCGATGGATGGAAACATCGGTGCTCCGCAGCCTTGTAGATATGAACTTCCGATGTTTGAGCGGATCCGCTGAACAGCTTCACGGTATGCGGTGATCGGATTGATTTCTTGGTCATATCTGATCCCAGGAAGCGCACCCGCGAACATAAAGTCGACCATGAAGTACTGTGCGCCGTAACTGTGCCATGCGGTGAATACCCTCGCGAGGTAATCTTGCGCCCCTGGATGGGTTGTATCGAGTGCATAACAGTCCTGACCCCAATTGTGTAGAGCGACTACAGGGGAGCCGTCAGGGTTGCGAACGGTCCATTCTGGATGCTGCTCAAAAATACGGCTGTGCGCCCCTACGATCAGTGGTGCTATCCAGAGACCGGCAATGCGGTTGCGGTCGAGCACTGAACCGACTAGTGATTCTAACGACCCGAATTCGCTTGAAGTCTCCAACCAATCACCGATGCCCGCTTGGAAGGCATCGTCGAGACGAACAACTCCAACGTCGAGGTCGAGATCATCCATCGCATCCAGATTCTCGTGGACATCGGCTTGAGTGAGGCGAGTGAAGTATTGATACCAGCTTGCCCAAATTGATGGAATTTCACGAAGTTTTGGCCGTTCCGTTCGCTCGAGATAGCTCTCAGCGAAGGACGGGAGCGAATTGCCGAATCCACCCGAAAAGTTCTGAATCTCGACAGCCCCGTCTGATTCGACGACTATGTTGTTGTCTTGCACCGTCGCCCGAATTGTCGGAACCTCGGTTCGTCCATCGATCGCACCGAAGACTGTCACAGGGCCCGAATCATCAGTTTCGATCGCGAGTAGTCCGTCGCCTTGGAACCCCGCAAGTGGTTTAGGGCGGTTTGCACGGTAGCCGCTTACTGCTCTCGCCGGGGTAGAGGCTCGAAAGCTGAGATCGTTGATCGAGTACGCCGTTGACGGCGTCCATGATTGCCAACCGAACTCGTATACGCGAGCGGTCCTGACATCGATCGGGATTTCAGCAATGGTCGCGAACTTCGCGCATCGTTCTGTGCTCATCGAATGCTTTCCTCCGAGCTGATTAGCGGCGCGCCGGTCGAAGTCACAAGCAGTTCACGGGTGACACGCATTCCCCAGTCATCGAGTGCGGCGATTCGATCACTGGATGCGCGAACACCGGAGAATTCTGCGATGTGGGATGCCCACTGCTCGCGGTGTTCAACCCCTGGTCGAACGATCAGGCAATCGGGATCGTTGTGCCAGAATCTGCCGTGCATGAACGCCCGAGAGCGTCCTGACAAGATTGCTCCGCTCTGAGATGGCTGGCTGATATCGCCGCTTGAGTGTGTAAAGCGTGTATCGATATCACAGCTCACGCGCATTCCGTCGAACAACCCGACACTGGGTAGTAGTGGTGCTCCGCAGCCTAGAAGTGTGGCGTCGCTACCGACTGCCTCTCGAATTGTTGAAACGGCGAGTTGGTAATGCTCGTACTCGTTGATCTGCTGGTGGCGTTGGCCCGGGAGCAGTCCAGCGAAGAGGAAGTCGAGTTTGAAATAGTCAAAACCGTGTCCTCGCCAAGTCTGGAAAACATCTACGAGATAGCTCTTGGCTCCCGGGTGGCTCACGTCGAGCGAAAATAGATCCTGATCCCAGTTGTTGCCTGCCCAAACCAATTCGCCCTCACCGTCGTGGAGCAACCATTCAGGATGCTTCTCGAAAAGTTCAGAGCGTGCTCCAACCCAGAATGGGGCGATCCAGACTCCTGCGCGTCGGTTGGACGCGTGGATCCGTTTGACAAGATCGGGGAGCGAAGAGAAGCGACTCGAAAGCGTCGTCCAATCGCCAATCT harbors:
- a CDS encoding glycoside hydrolase family 36 protein translates to MTTFRPDRPGPASGFQGEGLLALTVHGEHHIFSAPDPRVNCPSIRLEVEAGALVVTADGEVEHNVDQKGGSLESALARWADQLAAKLAVSFAAEYPTVWCPWYQYFTELTESDMYENIDAIDAHNLPIEVIGVDDAFQKEIGDWTTLSSRFSSLPDLVKRIHASNRRAGVWIAPFWVGARSELFEKHPEWLLHDGEGELVWAGNNWDQDLFSLDVSHPGAKSYLVDVFQTWRGHGFDYFKLDFLFAGLLPGQRHQQINEYEHYQLAVSTIREAVGSDATLLGCGAPLLPSVGLFDGMRVSCDIDTRFTHSSGDISQPSQSGAILSGRSRAFMHGRFWHNDPDCLIVRPGVEHREQWASHIAEFSGVRASSDRIAALDDWGMRVTRELLVTSTGAPLISSEESIR
- a CDS encoding glycoside hydrolase family 36 protein, which produces MSTERCAKFATIAEIPIDVRTARVYEFGWQSWTPSTAYSINDLSFRASTPARAVSGYRANRPKPLAGFQGDGLLAIETDDSGPVTVFGAIDGRTEVPTIRATVQDNNIVVESDGAVEIQNFSGGFGNSLPSFAESYLERTERPKLREIPSIWASWYQYFTRLTQADVHENLDAMDDLDLDVGVVRLDDAFQAGIGDWLETSSEFGSLESLVGSVLDRNRIAGLWIAPLIVGAHSRIFEQHPEWTVRNPDGSPVVALHNWGQDCYALDTTHPGAQDYLARVFTAWHSYGAQYFMVDFMFAGALPGIRYDQEINPITAYREAVQRIRSNIGSSYLQGCGAPMFPSIGLFDTMRVAPDVDLTWAAAGNDLSRPGLRSAAVSTAGRAFTHGRFWVNDPDCFMVRPGIERRDDWANIVEKFSGVRISSDRLRDLDRWGLNRTRSLLQPATPTTLGNDDLFSHYP